The following proteins are co-located in the Rhea pennata isolate bPtePen1 chromosome 2, bPtePen1.pri, whole genome shotgun sequence genome:
- the KCTD1 gene encoding BTB/POZ domain-containing protein KCTD1 isoform X3: MFQDSRPNMSRPLITRSPASPLNNQGIPTPAQLTKSNAPVHIDVGGHMYTSSLATLTKYPDSRIGRLFDGTEPIVLDSLKQHYFIDRDGQMFRYILNFLRTSKLLIPDDFKDYSLLYEEAKYFQLQPMLGEMERWKQDRETGRFSKSCECLVVRVAPDLGERITLSGDKSLIEEVFPEIGDVMCNSVNAGWNHDSTHVIRFPLNGYCHLNSVQVLERLQQRGFEIVGSCGGGVDSSQFSEYVLRRELRRTSRAPSVIRIKQEPLD, encoded by the exons GACAGTCGGCCCAATATGTCAAGACCTCTGATCACTAGATCCCCTGCATCTCCATTGAACAATCAAGGCATCCCCACTCCAGCACAGCTCACAAAATCCAACGCACCAGTTCACATTGATGTGGGTGGGCACATGTATACCAGCAGCCTGGCCACGCTTACAAAATATCCTGATTCCAG AATTGGAAGACTTTTTGATGGCACAGAGCCCATTGTCCTCGACAGTCTCAAGCAGCATTATTTCATCGACAGAGATGGGCAAATGTTCAGATATATCTTGAATTTTTTAAGAACATCAAAACTCCTCATTCCTGATGATTTCAAG GACTACAGCTTGCTATAtgaagaagcaaaatattttcagcttcagCCCATGCTAGGAGAAATGGAAAGGTGGAAACAGGACCGGGAGACTGGCCGCTTTTCAAAGTCTTGTGAGTGCTTGGTGGTGCGAGTTGCCCCAGATCTTGGAGAGAGGATTACACTGAGTGGCGATAAGTCATTGATAGAAGAAGTGTTTCCAGAAATTGGTGATGTGATGTGTAATTCTGTCAATGCTGGCTGGAATCATGACTCAACGCATGTCATCAGATTTCCACTGAATGGATACTGTCACCTCAACTCAGTTCAG GTACTTGAGAGGTTACAGCAAAGAGGGTTTGAGATTGTTGGCTCATGCGGAGGTGGGGTGGACTCTTCCCAATTCAGTGAATACGTACTGAGACGAGAACTCAGAAGGACATCTCGTGCACCTTCCGTCATTCGAATAAAGCAAGAACCTCTGGACTAA
- the KCTD1 gene encoding BTB/POZ domain-containing protein KCTD1 isoform X4, protein MSRPLITRSPASPLNNQGIPTPAQLTKSNAPVHIDVGGHMYTSSLATLTKYPDSRIGRLFDGTEPIVLDSLKQHYFIDRDGQMFRYILNFLRTSKLLIPDDFKDYSLLYEEAKYFQLQPMLGEMERWKQDRETGRFSKSCECLVVRVAPDLGERITLSGDKSLIEEVFPEIGDVMCNSVNAGWNHDSTHVIRFPLNGYCHLNSVQVLERLQQRGFEIVGSCGGGVDSSQFSEYVLRRELRRTSRAPSVIRIKQEPLD, encoded by the exons ATGTCAAGACCTCTGATCACTAGATCCCCTGCATCTCCATTGAACAATCAAGGCATCCCCACTCCAGCACAGCTCACAAAATCCAACGCACCAGTTCACATTGATGTGGGTGGGCACATGTATACCAGCAGCCTGGCCACGCTTACAAAATATCCTGATTCCAG AATTGGAAGACTTTTTGATGGCACAGAGCCCATTGTCCTCGACAGTCTCAAGCAGCATTATTTCATCGACAGAGATGGGCAAATGTTCAGATATATCTTGAATTTTTTAAGAACATCAAAACTCCTCATTCCTGATGATTTCAAG GACTACAGCTTGCTATAtgaagaagcaaaatattttcagcttcagCCCATGCTAGGAGAAATGGAAAGGTGGAAACAGGACCGGGAGACTGGCCGCTTTTCAAAGTCTTGTGAGTGCTTGGTGGTGCGAGTTGCCCCAGATCTTGGAGAGAGGATTACACTGAGTGGCGATAAGTCATTGATAGAAGAAGTGTTTCCAGAAATTGGTGATGTGATGTGTAATTCTGTCAATGCTGGCTGGAATCATGACTCAACGCATGTCATCAGATTTCCACTGAATGGATACTGTCACCTCAACTCAGTTCAG GTACTTGAGAGGTTACAGCAAAGAGGGTTTGAGATTGTTGGCTCATGCGGAGGTGGGGTGGACTCTTCCCAATTCAGTGAATACGTACTGAGACGAGAACTCAGAAGGACATCTCGTGCACCTTCCGTCATTCGAATAAAGCAAGAACCTCTGGACTAA
- the KCTD1 gene encoding BTB/POZ domain-containing protein KCTD1 isoform X2: MEELRDSRPNMSRPLITRSPASPLNNQGIPTPAQLTKSNAPVHIDVGGHMYTSSLATLTKYPDSRIGRLFDGTEPIVLDSLKQHYFIDRDGQMFRYILNFLRTSKLLIPDDFKDYSLLYEEAKYFQLQPMLGEMERWKQDRETGRFSKSCECLVVRVAPDLGERITLSGDKSLIEEVFPEIGDVMCNSVNAGWNHDSTHVIRFPLNGYCHLNSVQVLERLQQRGFEIVGSCGGGVDSSQFSEYVLRRELRRTSRAPSVIRIKQEPLD, encoded by the exons ATGGAGGAGTTACGG GACAGTCGGCCCAATATGTCAAGACCTCTGATCACTAGATCCCCTGCATCTCCATTGAACAATCAAGGCATCCCCACTCCAGCACAGCTCACAAAATCCAACGCACCAGTTCACATTGATGTGGGTGGGCACATGTATACCAGCAGCCTGGCCACGCTTACAAAATATCCTGATTCCAG AATTGGAAGACTTTTTGATGGCACAGAGCCCATTGTCCTCGACAGTCTCAAGCAGCATTATTTCATCGACAGAGATGGGCAAATGTTCAGATATATCTTGAATTTTTTAAGAACATCAAAACTCCTCATTCCTGATGATTTCAAG GACTACAGCTTGCTATAtgaagaagcaaaatattttcagcttcagCCCATGCTAGGAGAAATGGAAAGGTGGAAACAGGACCGGGAGACTGGCCGCTTTTCAAAGTCTTGTGAGTGCTTGGTGGTGCGAGTTGCCCCAGATCTTGGAGAGAGGATTACACTGAGTGGCGATAAGTCATTGATAGAAGAAGTGTTTCCAGAAATTGGTGATGTGATGTGTAATTCTGTCAATGCTGGCTGGAATCATGACTCAACGCATGTCATCAGATTTCCACTGAATGGATACTGTCACCTCAACTCAGTTCAG GTACTTGAGAGGTTACAGCAAAGAGGGTTTGAGATTGTTGGCTCATGCGGAGGTGGGGTGGACTCTTCCCAATTCAGTGAATACGTACTGAGACGAGAACTCAGAAGGACATCTCGTGCACCTTCCGTCATTCGAATAAAGCAAGAACCTCTGGACTAA